One Takifugu rubripes chromosome 19, fTakRub1.2, whole genome shotgun sequence genomic window carries:
- the phf20a gene encoding PHD finger protein 20 isoform X2, which yields MNKTPPTRSGITFEVGAQLEARDSLKNWYAANIEKIDYEEEKVLIHYRQWSHRYDEWFDWASPYLRPVERVQPRRKSLNDDPSMPGFHVNDKVLASWSDCRFYPAKVIAVNKDASYTVRFYDGVIQKVKGIHVKPFIKEKAGFGGGKSTERNMVRRGPNRRDRRSQENGGPKNKRARRRTSDQEEETYSEDEECDDMMLAEKNKKANGEVLTPPTVKQEEEMEQTVQNQPAGTENGLEFTNGVKMEDDEQNKKRYPMNGDVKKELVSDASGTKPYSDSSAPAELPMHKEQVSVSMTTTASSGEVEQKPNIQSESSRPAEDVPPPQPVKPVRKQGFHNPNRFSREPLYRVIKNQPPPVLSINLDHNPFKCSAPGCTKSFRKAKLLHYHMKYYHGDEHALEEERSPTRSVQTRASDKQVSGLDGPKRRRTISASMHSVGAMTAARGEVKTAGRRVSAPPMVNSHGQQRALLREKSKENQLDRNGCQQQDRDSDKGCFEVGSAKEKLKEKPKQKDFLRIKLKKKRRRRKKAKFDYTGSEENIDISVLGLQSKLNLPFKHPPTHSHKPEAYARRPGYSCSDQIHVDDEDSFSDWSTDSCGWSDEDCGVDLDFTTPPLSVDSGAVDTSDQEIVRCICEVEEENDFMIQCEDCLCWQHGTCMGLLEDNVPDRYTCYICRDPPGQRQSLRYWYDREWLSNGHMYGLSFLEENYSHQNAKKITTTHQLLGDVHHLVEVLNGLQLKMSVLQSNTHPDLQLWQQPWKHLERSWKRADSCHGSESAPSPVTPDEDMTRGEILMSNALERLSRAATSTSTSSMSSSSSPYTSFQNSYITSEHCYQKPRAYYPAVEQRLVVETRQGSELEDSMRSTEELLEREQRYGSLLETEKSKPAGTTNKALISDSRSQTEIKEEEGRKLEVPDNNCRQHQQRQINLLDHIDAVQDEVSHRMDFIERELDVLESWMDYTGELEPPEPLSRLPQLKHRMKRLLTQLGKVQQISLYSST from the exons ATGAATAAGACGCCCCCTACCAGAAGTGGGATAACATTTGAGGTTGGTGCTCAGCTTGAGGCCAGAGACAGCCTCAAAAACTG GTATGCTGCCAACATCGAGAAAATTGACTACGAAGAAGAAAAGGTTCTGATCCATTATCGCCAGTGGAGCCACCGTTACGACGAATGGTTTGACTGGGCCAGTCCCTACCTTAGACCAGTGGAGAGGGTCCAGCCGCGGAGAAAAAGCCTGAATGACGACCCTTCGATGCCT GGTTTCCATGTGAATGACAAGGTGCTTGCCAGCTGGTCTGACTGCCGTTTCTACCCCGCTAAGGTCATTGCTGTTAATAAAGATG CTTCTTACACTGTAAGGTTCTATGATGGTGTCATCCAGAAAGTAAAGGGAATACACGTGAAGCCTTTTATTAAAGAG AAAGCTGGTTTTGGAGGAGGGAAATCCACTGAAAGAAACATGGTTAGGAGGGGCCCAAACCGAAGGGACCGAAGGTCTCAGGAGAACGGTGGCCCGAAAAACAAGCGAGCCCGGCGCAGAACCTCCGATCAGGAAGAGGAAACGTACAGCGAGGACGAGGAATGTGACGACATGATGCTCGCTGAAAAGAACAAGAAGGCAAACGGCGAGGTGCTCACGCCACCCactgtcaaacaggaagaggaaatggagcAGACAGTCCAGAACCAGCCCGCGGGCACAGAAAATGGGCTAGAATTTACAAATGGGGTGAAGATGGAAGACGACGAGCAGAATAAGAAGAGATATCCCATGAATGGAGATGTAAAAAAGGAACTAGTGTCAGATGCCAGTGGAACAAAGCCATATTCAGATTCATCTGCGCCTGCAGAGTTGCCTATGCATAAGGAGCAAGTGTCTGTCTCTATGACAACGACAGCCTCCAGTggagaggtggagcagaaacccaACATCCAATCGGAAAGCTCTCGGCCTGCTGAAGATGTTCCACCTCCTCAGCCGGTAAAAC CGGTAAGGAAGCAGGGCTTCCACAACCCCAACAGGTTCAGCAGAGAACCAT tgtACAGAGTTATCAAAAACCAGCCTCCACCTGTGCTGTCTATCAACCTCGACCACAACCCATTTAAGTGCAGTGCTCCGGGCTGCACAAAGTCATTCCGTAAGGCCAAGCTGCTGCATTATCACATGAAGTATTACCATGGCGATGAGCATGCTCTGGAAGAGGAGCGTAGCCCTACCAGGAGTGTCCAGACCAGGGCCTCTGATAAACAAGTCAGTGGTTTGGATGGACCAAAGAGAAGACGCACCATCTCCGCCTCTATGC ACTCGGTTGGAGCTATGACTGCTGCGCGCGGCGAAGTGAAGACGGCGGGTCGGCGAGTGTCGGCGCCACCCATGGTCAATAGCCACGGGCAGCAGAGGGCACTTCTGAGAGAGAAGAGCAAGGAGAACCAGCTGGACAGGAACGGAtgccagcagcaggacagggaTTCAGACAAGGGCTGTTTTGAAGTTG GGTCAgcaaaagaaaagctgaaagaaaAGCCAAAACAGAAGGACTTCCTCCGcatcaaattaaaaaagaagaggaggaggaggaagaaggccAAGTTTG ACTACACAGGCAGTGAGGAGAATATTGACATCTCAGTATTGGGTCTTCAGTCCAAATTGAATTTGCCATTCAAAcatccccccacacacagtcACAAGCCCGAGGCCTACGCCCGCAGGCCTGGATACAGCTGCTCAGATCAGATACATGTGGATG ATGAGGACAGTTTTAGTGACTGGTCCACTGACAGCTGTGGCTGGAGCGACGAAGATTGTGGGGTGGATTTGGACTTCACCACGCCACCCCTGAGCGTGGACTCGGGGGCCGTGGACACGAGTGACCAAGAGATCGTGCGGTGCATCTgcgaggtggaggaagagaacgATTTCATGATTCAG TGTGAAGACTGTTTGTGTTGGCAACACGGAACCTGCATGGGCCTGCTAGAAGACAACGTCCCAGACAGATACACCTGCTACATCTGCAGGGACCCACCTG gTCAGCGGCAGAGTCTGCGCTACTGGTATGACCGCGAGTGGCTGAGCAACGGTCACATGTATGGCCTGTCGTTCCTGGAGGAGAATTACTCTCACCAAAATGCAAAGAAGATCACCACTACCCATCAGCTCCTGGGAGATGTGCACCACCTGGTAGAAGTCCTCAACGGGCTGCAGCTTAAGATGAGCGTCCTGCA AAGCAACACCCACCCTGacctgcagctgtggcagcagccCTGGAAGCATTTGGAGAGGTCCTGGAAGCGCGCTGACTCGTGTCACGGCAGTGAATCGGCTCCTTCGCCCGTGACCCCTGATGAAGACATGACCCGGGGGGAAATTTTGATGTCCAATGCTCTGGAGAGGCTGAGCCGGGCCGCCACATCCACATCCACCTCTTCTATGTCCAGCTCTTCGTCCCCCTACACGTCCTTCCAGAACTCGTACATTACCAGTGAACATTGCTATCAGAAGCCACGGGCGTATTACCCGGCGGTGGAGCAGCGTCTGGTGGTGGAGACCCGACAGGGgtcggagctggaggacagtATGAGAAGCAcggaggagctcctggagagGGAGCAGCGTTATGGAAGCCtgctggagacagagaagtCCAAACCAGCAGGCACCACGAACAAG GCTTTGATCAGCGACTCACGGTCGCAGACTGAgataaaggaagaggagggaagaaagcTGGAAGTTCCAGACAACAACTGCAGGCAGCACCAGCAAAGGCAGATcaacctgctggatcacatcGACGCAGTCCAAGATGAGGTCTCGCACAGGATGGACTTCATCGAAAGGGAGCTGGATG TACTGGAGAGCTGGATGGACTACACTGGGGAGCTGGAGCCTCCTGAGCCCCTGTCCCGTCTGCCTCAGCTCAAACATCGCATGAAGCGGTTGTTGACCCAGCTGGGGAAGGTGCAACAGATCTCTCTGTACAGCTCCACATGA
- the phf20a gene encoding PHD finger protein 20 isoform X3: protein MGCVKRQQFPAPRPLWRTNLAAPSTKDRSLDVGSMNKTPPTRSGITFEVGAQLEARDSLKNWYAANIEKIDYEEEKVLIHYRQWSHRYDEWFDWASPYLRPVERVQPRRKSLNDDPSMPGFHVNDKVLASWSDCRFYPAKVIAVNKDASYTVRFYDGVIQKVKGIHVKPFIKEKAGFGGGKSTERNMVRRGPNRRDRRSQENGGPKNKRARRRTSDQEEETYSEDEECDDMMLAEKNKKANGEVLTPPTVKQEEEMEQTVQNQPAGTENGLEFTNGVKMEDDEQNKKRYPMNGDVKKELVSDASGTKPYSDSSAPAELPMHKEQVSVSMTTTASSGEVEQKPNIQSESSRPAEDVPPPQPVKPVRKQGFHNPNRFSREPLYRVIKNQPPPVLSINLDHNPFKCSAPGCTKSFRKAKLLHYHMKYYHGDEHALEEERSPTRSVQTRASDKQVSGLDGPKRRRTISASMHSVGAMTAARGEVKTAGRRVSAPPMVNSHGQQRALLREKSKENQLDRNGCQQQDRDSDKGCFEVGSAKEKLKEKPKQKDFLRIKLKKKRRRRKKAKFDEDSFSDWSTDSCGWSDEDCGVDLDFTTPPLSVDSGAVDTSDQEIVRCICEVEEENDFMIQCEDCLCWQHGTCMGLLEDNVPDRYTCYICRDPPGQRQSLRYWYDREWLSNGHMYGLSFLEENYSHQNAKKITTTHQLLGDVHHLVEVLNGLQLKMSVLQSNTHPDLQLWQQPWKHLERSWKRADSCHGSESAPSPVTPDEDMTRGEILMSNALERLSRAATSTSTSSMSSSSSPYTSFQNSYITSEHCYQKPRAYYPAVEQRLVVETRQGSELEDSMRSTEELLEREQRYGSLLETEKSKPAGTTNKALISDSRSQTEIKEEEGRKLEVPDNNCRQHQQRQINLLDHIDAVQDEVSHRMDFIERELDVLESWMDYTGELEPPEPLSRLPQLKHRMKRLLTQLGKVQQISLYSST, encoded by the exons ATGGGTTGCGTCAAAAGGCAACAATTCCCCGCTCCGCGTCCGCTATGGCGAACCAATTTAGCGGCGCCGTCGACAAAA GATAGGAGCCTTGATGTGGGCAGTATGAATAAGACGCCCCCTACCAGAAGTGGGATAACATTTGAGGTTGGTGCTCAGCTTGAGGCCAGAGACAGCCTCAAAAACTG GTATGCTGCCAACATCGAGAAAATTGACTACGAAGAAGAAAAGGTTCTGATCCATTATCGCCAGTGGAGCCACCGTTACGACGAATGGTTTGACTGGGCCAGTCCCTACCTTAGACCAGTGGAGAGGGTCCAGCCGCGGAGAAAAAGCCTGAATGACGACCCTTCGATGCCT GGTTTCCATGTGAATGACAAGGTGCTTGCCAGCTGGTCTGACTGCCGTTTCTACCCCGCTAAGGTCATTGCTGTTAATAAAGATG CTTCTTACACTGTAAGGTTCTATGATGGTGTCATCCAGAAAGTAAAGGGAATACACGTGAAGCCTTTTATTAAAGAG AAAGCTGGTTTTGGAGGAGGGAAATCCACTGAAAGAAACATGGTTAGGAGGGGCCCAAACCGAAGGGACCGAAGGTCTCAGGAGAACGGTGGCCCGAAAAACAAGCGAGCCCGGCGCAGAACCTCCGATCAGGAAGAGGAAACGTACAGCGAGGACGAGGAATGTGACGACATGATGCTCGCTGAAAAGAACAAGAAGGCAAACGGCGAGGTGCTCACGCCACCCactgtcaaacaggaagaggaaatggagcAGACAGTCCAGAACCAGCCCGCGGGCACAGAAAATGGGCTAGAATTTACAAATGGGGTGAAGATGGAAGACGACGAGCAGAATAAGAAGAGATATCCCATGAATGGAGATGTAAAAAAGGAACTAGTGTCAGATGCCAGTGGAACAAAGCCATATTCAGATTCATCTGCGCCTGCAGAGTTGCCTATGCATAAGGAGCAAGTGTCTGTCTCTATGACAACGACAGCCTCCAGTggagaggtggagcagaaacccaACATCCAATCGGAAAGCTCTCGGCCTGCTGAAGATGTTCCACCTCCTCAGCCGGTAAAAC CGGTAAGGAAGCAGGGCTTCCACAACCCCAACAGGTTCAGCAGAGAACCAT tgtACAGAGTTATCAAAAACCAGCCTCCACCTGTGCTGTCTATCAACCTCGACCACAACCCATTTAAGTGCAGTGCTCCGGGCTGCACAAAGTCATTCCGTAAGGCCAAGCTGCTGCATTATCACATGAAGTATTACCATGGCGATGAGCATGCTCTGGAAGAGGAGCGTAGCCCTACCAGGAGTGTCCAGACCAGGGCCTCTGATAAACAAGTCAGTGGTTTGGATGGACCAAAGAGAAGACGCACCATCTCCGCCTCTATGC ACTCGGTTGGAGCTATGACTGCTGCGCGCGGCGAAGTGAAGACGGCGGGTCGGCGAGTGTCGGCGCCACCCATGGTCAATAGCCACGGGCAGCAGAGGGCACTTCTGAGAGAGAAGAGCAAGGAGAACCAGCTGGACAGGAACGGAtgccagcagcaggacagggaTTCAGACAAGGGCTGTTTTGAAGTTG GGTCAgcaaaagaaaagctgaaagaaaAGCCAAAACAGAAGGACTTCCTCCGcatcaaattaaaaaagaagaggaggaggaggaagaaggccAAGTTTG ATGAGGACAGTTTTAGTGACTGGTCCACTGACAGCTGTGGCTGGAGCGACGAAGATTGTGGGGTGGATTTGGACTTCACCACGCCACCCCTGAGCGTGGACTCGGGGGCCGTGGACACGAGTGACCAAGAGATCGTGCGGTGCATCTgcgaggtggaggaagagaacgATTTCATGATTCAG TGTGAAGACTGTTTGTGTTGGCAACACGGAACCTGCATGGGCCTGCTAGAAGACAACGTCCCAGACAGATACACCTGCTACATCTGCAGGGACCCACCTG gTCAGCGGCAGAGTCTGCGCTACTGGTATGACCGCGAGTGGCTGAGCAACGGTCACATGTATGGCCTGTCGTTCCTGGAGGAGAATTACTCTCACCAAAATGCAAAGAAGATCACCACTACCCATCAGCTCCTGGGAGATGTGCACCACCTGGTAGAAGTCCTCAACGGGCTGCAGCTTAAGATGAGCGTCCTGCA AAGCAACACCCACCCTGacctgcagctgtggcagcagccCTGGAAGCATTTGGAGAGGTCCTGGAAGCGCGCTGACTCGTGTCACGGCAGTGAATCGGCTCCTTCGCCCGTGACCCCTGATGAAGACATGACCCGGGGGGAAATTTTGATGTCCAATGCTCTGGAGAGGCTGAGCCGGGCCGCCACATCCACATCCACCTCTTCTATGTCCAGCTCTTCGTCCCCCTACACGTCCTTCCAGAACTCGTACATTACCAGTGAACATTGCTATCAGAAGCCACGGGCGTATTACCCGGCGGTGGAGCAGCGTCTGGTGGTGGAGACCCGACAGGGgtcggagctggaggacagtATGAGAAGCAcggaggagctcctggagagGGAGCAGCGTTATGGAAGCCtgctggagacagagaagtCCAAACCAGCAGGCACCACGAACAAG GCTTTGATCAGCGACTCACGGTCGCAGACTGAgataaaggaagaggagggaagaaagcTGGAAGTTCCAGACAACAACTGCAGGCAGCACCAGCAAAGGCAGATcaacctgctggatcacatcGACGCAGTCCAAGATGAGGTCTCGCACAGGATGGACTTCATCGAAAGGGAGCTGGATG TACTGGAGAGCTGGATGGACTACACTGGGGAGCTGGAGCCTCCTGAGCCCCTGTCCCGTCTGCCTCAGCTCAAACATCGCATGAAGCGGTTGTTGACCCAGCTGGGGAAGGTGCAACAGATCTCTCTGTACAGCTCCACATGA
- the phf20a gene encoding PHD finger protein 20 isoform X1 — protein MGCVKRQQFPAPRPLWRTNLAAPSTKDRSLDVGSMNKTPPTRSGITFEVGAQLEARDSLKNWYAANIEKIDYEEEKVLIHYRQWSHRYDEWFDWASPYLRPVERVQPRRKSLNDDPSMPGFHVNDKVLASWSDCRFYPAKVIAVNKDASYTVRFYDGVIQKVKGIHVKPFIKEKAGFGGGKSTERNMVRRGPNRRDRRSQENGGPKNKRARRRTSDQEEETYSEDEECDDMMLAEKNKKANGEVLTPPTVKQEEEMEQTVQNQPAGTENGLEFTNGVKMEDDEQNKKRYPMNGDVKKELVSDASGTKPYSDSSAPAELPMHKEQVSVSMTTTASSGEVEQKPNIQSESSRPAEDVPPPQPVKPVRKQGFHNPNRFSREPLYRVIKNQPPPVLSINLDHNPFKCSAPGCTKSFRKAKLLHYHMKYYHGDEHALEEERSPTRSVQTRASDKQVSGLDGPKRRRTISASMHSVGAMTAARGEVKTAGRRVSAPPMVNSHGQQRALLREKSKENQLDRNGCQQQDRDSDKGCFEVGSAKEKLKEKPKQKDFLRIKLKKKRRRRKKAKFDYTGSEENIDISVLGLQSKLNLPFKHPPTHSHKPEAYARRPGYSCSDQIHVDDEDSFSDWSTDSCGWSDEDCGVDLDFTTPPLSVDSGAVDTSDQEIVRCICEVEEENDFMIQCEDCLCWQHGTCMGLLEDNVPDRYTCYICRDPPGQRQSLRYWYDREWLSNGHMYGLSFLEENYSHQNAKKITTTHQLLGDVHHLVEVLNGLQLKMSVLQSNTHPDLQLWQQPWKHLERSWKRADSCHGSESAPSPVTPDEDMTRGEILMSNALERLSRAATSTSTSSMSSSSSPYTSFQNSYITSEHCYQKPRAYYPAVEQRLVVETRQGSELEDSMRSTEELLEREQRYGSLLETEKSKPAGTTNKALISDSRSQTEIKEEEGRKLEVPDNNCRQHQQRQINLLDHIDAVQDEVSHRMDFIERELDVLESWMDYTGELEPPEPLSRLPQLKHRMKRLLTQLGKVQQISLYSST, from the exons ATGGGTTGCGTCAAAAGGCAACAATTCCCCGCTCCGCGTCCGCTATGGCGAACCAATTTAGCGGCGCCGTCGACAAAA GATAGGAGCCTTGATGTGGGCAGTATGAATAAGACGCCCCCTACCAGAAGTGGGATAACATTTGAGGTTGGTGCTCAGCTTGAGGCCAGAGACAGCCTCAAAAACTG GTATGCTGCCAACATCGAGAAAATTGACTACGAAGAAGAAAAGGTTCTGATCCATTATCGCCAGTGGAGCCACCGTTACGACGAATGGTTTGACTGGGCCAGTCCCTACCTTAGACCAGTGGAGAGGGTCCAGCCGCGGAGAAAAAGCCTGAATGACGACCCTTCGATGCCT GGTTTCCATGTGAATGACAAGGTGCTTGCCAGCTGGTCTGACTGCCGTTTCTACCCCGCTAAGGTCATTGCTGTTAATAAAGATG CTTCTTACACTGTAAGGTTCTATGATGGTGTCATCCAGAAAGTAAAGGGAATACACGTGAAGCCTTTTATTAAAGAG AAAGCTGGTTTTGGAGGAGGGAAATCCACTGAAAGAAACATGGTTAGGAGGGGCCCAAACCGAAGGGACCGAAGGTCTCAGGAGAACGGTGGCCCGAAAAACAAGCGAGCCCGGCGCAGAACCTCCGATCAGGAAGAGGAAACGTACAGCGAGGACGAGGAATGTGACGACATGATGCTCGCTGAAAAGAACAAGAAGGCAAACGGCGAGGTGCTCACGCCACCCactgtcaaacaggaagaggaaatggagcAGACAGTCCAGAACCAGCCCGCGGGCACAGAAAATGGGCTAGAATTTACAAATGGGGTGAAGATGGAAGACGACGAGCAGAATAAGAAGAGATATCCCATGAATGGAGATGTAAAAAAGGAACTAGTGTCAGATGCCAGTGGAACAAAGCCATATTCAGATTCATCTGCGCCTGCAGAGTTGCCTATGCATAAGGAGCAAGTGTCTGTCTCTATGACAACGACAGCCTCCAGTggagaggtggagcagaaacccaACATCCAATCGGAAAGCTCTCGGCCTGCTGAAGATGTTCCACCTCCTCAGCCGGTAAAAC CGGTAAGGAAGCAGGGCTTCCACAACCCCAACAGGTTCAGCAGAGAACCAT tgtACAGAGTTATCAAAAACCAGCCTCCACCTGTGCTGTCTATCAACCTCGACCACAACCCATTTAAGTGCAGTGCTCCGGGCTGCACAAAGTCATTCCGTAAGGCCAAGCTGCTGCATTATCACATGAAGTATTACCATGGCGATGAGCATGCTCTGGAAGAGGAGCGTAGCCCTACCAGGAGTGTCCAGACCAGGGCCTCTGATAAACAAGTCAGTGGTTTGGATGGACCAAAGAGAAGACGCACCATCTCCGCCTCTATGC ACTCGGTTGGAGCTATGACTGCTGCGCGCGGCGAAGTGAAGACGGCGGGTCGGCGAGTGTCGGCGCCACCCATGGTCAATAGCCACGGGCAGCAGAGGGCACTTCTGAGAGAGAAGAGCAAGGAGAACCAGCTGGACAGGAACGGAtgccagcagcaggacagggaTTCAGACAAGGGCTGTTTTGAAGTTG GGTCAgcaaaagaaaagctgaaagaaaAGCCAAAACAGAAGGACTTCCTCCGcatcaaattaaaaaagaagaggaggaggaggaagaaggccAAGTTTG ACTACACAGGCAGTGAGGAGAATATTGACATCTCAGTATTGGGTCTTCAGTCCAAATTGAATTTGCCATTCAAAcatccccccacacacagtcACAAGCCCGAGGCCTACGCCCGCAGGCCTGGATACAGCTGCTCAGATCAGATACATGTGGATG ATGAGGACAGTTTTAGTGACTGGTCCACTGACAGCTGTGGCTGGAGCGACGAAGATTGTGGGGTGGATTTGGACTTCACCACGCCACCCCTGAGCGTGGACTCGGGGGCCGTGGACACGAGTGACCAAGAGATCGTGCGGTGCATCTgcgaggtggaggaagagaacgATTTCATGATTCAG TGTGAAGACTGTTTGTGTTGGCAACACGGAACCTGCATGGGCCTGCTAGAAGACAACGTCCCAGACAGATACACCTGCTACATCTGCAGGGACCCACCTG gTCAGCGGCAGAGTCTGCGCTACTGGTATGACCGCGAGTGGCTGAGCAACGGTCACATGTATGGCCTGTCGTTCCTGGAGGAGAATTACTCTCACCAAAATGCAAAGAAGATCACCACTACCCATCAGCTCCTGGGAGATGTGCACCACCTGGTAGAAGTCCTCAACGGGCTGCAGCTTAAGATGAGCGTCCTGCA AAGCAACACCCACCCTGacctgcagctgtggcagcagccCTGGAAGCATTTGGAGAGGTCCTGGAAGCGCGCTGACTCGTGTCACGGCAGTGAATCGGCTCCTTCGCCCGTGACCCCTGATGAAGACATGACCCGGGGGGAAATTTTGATGTCCAATGCTCTGGAGAGGCTGAGCCGGGCCGCCACATCCACATCCACCTCTTCTATGTCCAGCTCTTCGTCCCCCTACACGTCCTTCCAGAACTCGTACATTACCAGTGAACATTGCTATCAGAAGCCACGGGCGTATTACCCGGCGGTGGAGCAGCGTCTGGTGGTGGAGACCCGACAGGGgtcggagctggaggacagtATGAGAAGCAcggaggagctcctggagagGGAGCAGCGTTATGGAAGCCtgctggagacagagaagtCCAAACCAGCAGGCACCACGAACAAG GCTTTGATCAGCGACTCACGGTCGCAGACTGAgataaaggaagaggagggaagaaagcTGGAAGTTCCAGACAACAACTGCAGGCAGCACCAGCAAAGGCAGATcaacctgctggatcacatcGACGCAGTCCAAGATGAGGTCTCGCACAGGATGGACTTCATCGAAAGGGAGCTGGATG TACTGGAGAGCTGGATGGACTACACTGGGGAGCTGGAGCCTCCTGAGCCCCTGTCCCGTCTGCCTCAGCTCAAACATCGCATGAAGCGGTTGTTGACCCAGCTGGGGAAGGTGCAACAGATCTCTCTGTACAGCTCCACATGA